A section of the Paenibacillus aurantius genome encodes:
- the acpS gene encoding holo-ACP synthase, producing MIVGVGTDLTDIARIAGLLGQPSGRRFLERVLTDAELALAEERRGRLAEFAAGRFAAKEAVVKALGCGIGRQVAWRDVEVLPDASGRPQCTLSPAARERLGLGPGLRLHLSITHTGTTAAAFAVAEQSAGESGIE from the coding sequence ATGATTGTTGGAGTCGGCACGGATTTGACGGACATCGCCCGGATTGCCGGGCTCCTCGGCCAGCCGTCGGGCCGCCGCTTCCTCGAGCGCGTGCTCACGGACGCCGAACTGGCGCTGGCGGAGGAGCGCCGCGGGCGGCTGGCTGAATTTGCCGCGGGCCGGTTTGCCGCGAAGGAGGCCGTCGTCAAGGCGCTCGGCTGCGGCATCGGCCGGCAAGTGGCGTGGCGCGACGTCGAGGTGCTGCCCGACGCTTCGGGCCGGCCGCAGTGCACCCTGTCGCCGGCCGCCCGGGAGCGGCTTGGCCTGGGGCCCGGCCTACGGCTGCACCTGAGCATCACGCACACCGGGACGACGGCGGCGGCCTTTGCCGTGGCGGAGCAGTCCGCGGGGGAGAGCGGCATAGAATAA
- a CDS encoding Ger(x)C family spore germination protein: MKPARLCAAILAILVPLVLLTGCWSRVEINDRAFVSSIFVDKGQGGKVRLTLGMPLPSRLVPGQVGSSQGGNPYATVSKEAPNLAEAVRLIQADLSRDLVWGLTRVVVMSDAYAKEGIVPLLEFLSRLPGFQFKTYMFMVEGDTKQLAKMPPVFERFPSEVMREFGNRRITMDTTFRDFSIGYYNGGDMVVGILKTEMKRLVSEKNKPGLWAGTDGAAVFHNNRMIGTLSTKEARGVQWMADKVNNAVITFPSPTDEKPISVVVLNSKTRVRPRIEKDGIVFQVHIYVQDELMSSDSDIPVMEPANIERLQTRMSEEVKTRIMRAFEKSRRLNSDIFRFAEYMKVYEPKTWNAVKGNWHETYRTKVRLDIQVESRIKRPGETKRSLKSEPKDVG, translated from the coding sequence ATGAAGCCCGCACGCCTTTGCGCCGCCATTCTGGCCATTCTGGTTCCGTTGGTGCTTCTGACCGGCTGCTGGTCCCGGGTGGAAATCAACGACCGGGCTTTCGTTTCCTCTATTTTTGTGGACAAGGGACAAGGGGGCAAGGTCCGGCTCACGCTGGGCATGCCCCTGCCGTCCCGTCTTGTGCCGGGTCAGGTCGGGTCCAGCCAGGGCGGCAATCCGTATGCGACTGTAAGCAAGGAAGCCCCCAACCTGGCGGAAGCGGTGCGCCTTATTCAAGCCGACCTGTCAAGAGATCTGGTCTGGGGCTTGACCCGGGTGGTGGTCATGTCCGATGCCTATGCGAAGGAGGGAATCGTCCCCCTGCTTGAATTTCTCAGCCGGCTCCCCGGGTTTCAGTTCAAAACCTACATGTTCATGGTGGAAGGCGATACGAAACAGCTGGCGAAGATGCCCCCTGTTTTCGAACGCTTTCCGTCCGAAGTGATGAGGGAGTTCGGGAACCGCCGCATCACGATGGATACCACCTTCCGGGACTTCTCCATCGGCTATTACAATGGAGGCGATATGGTGGTCGGCATTCTCAAAACGGAAATGAAGAGGTTGGTCAGCGAGAAGAACAAACCGGGCTTATGGGCAGGCACCGATGGGGCGGCGGTTTTTCATAACAACCGTATGATCGGGACCTTATCCACGAAGGAAGCAAGAGGGGTGCAGTGGATGGCCGACAAGGTCAACAACGCCGTTATTACCTTCCCCTCCCCGACGGACGAGAAGCCAATCAGCGTAGTCGTGCTTAACAGCAAGACCCGGGTGCGTCCACGTATCGAGAAAGACGGGATTGTCTTCCAGGTGCATATTTATGTTCAAGATGAATTGATGTCTTCGGATTCGGACATCCCCGTCATGGAGCCCGCCAACATTGAGCGTTTGCAGACCCGGATGTCCGAAGAAGTCAAGACGCGCATTATGCGGGCGTTTGAGAAATCCCGGCGGCTTAACTCGGATATTTTCCGGTTTGCCGAATACATGAAGGTGTACGAGCCGAAGACGTGGAACGCCGTAAAAGGGAACTGGCATGAAACCTACCGGACCAAGGTCCGCCTGGACATTCAAGTGGAAAGCCGGATCAAGAGACCGGGGGAAACGAAACGCTCCCTGAAATCGGAACCTAAGGATGTGGGGTAA
- a CDS encoding tyrosine-protein phosphatase, with the protein MIDIHCHILPGLDDGAADMQEAVAMARLAYEDGIRHIVATPHFTSAYPNGRAVVESGVRALQAELDREGLAVTIHPGNEVRLEDAARFRREAESGAFCFLDRQESFVLLEQPWSGYNPETAGVVAWLRERGVTPVIPHPERHYFFRDNLPLLESLIATGAWTQVSVDSLLGRNNAEARQTAETLIRRDLAHTLATDAHNVNRKPNLSHGFRIAAELSGAERAEQIHRRMEQIIPADRDGSRPAGTEAG; encoded by the coding sequence ATGATCGATATCCACTGCCACATTCTTCCCGGCCTTGACGACGGGGCCGCCGACATGCAGGAGGCCGTCGCCATGGCCCGTCTTGCTTACGAGGACGGAATCCGGCACATTGTCGCGACGCCCCATTTCACGAGCGCCTATCCGAATGGGCGTGCGGTCGTGGAGTCCGGAGTTCGAGCCCTTCAGGCGGAGCTCGACCGGGAGGGTCTTGCCGTGACGATTCATCCGGGCAATGAAGTCCGGCTCGAGGACGCCGCCCGCTTCCGCCGCGAGGCCGAAAGCGGCGCCTTCTGCTTTCTCGACCGGCAGGAGTCGTTCGTCCTGCTGGAGCAGCCCTGGAGCGGGTACAACCCGGAGACCGCCGGTGTGGTCGCCTGGCTGCGGGAGCGGGGGGTGACGCCGGTGATTCCTCACCCGGAGAGACACTACTTCTTCCGCGACAACCTCCCGCTGCTGGAATCACTTATAGCGACCGGCGCGTGGACGCAGGTGTCCGTCGACAGCCTGCTCGGCCGCAACAACGCGGAGGCCCGGCAGACCGCGGAGACGCTCATCCGCCGGGATCTGGCCCATACGCTCGCCACCGACGCCCATAACGTCAACCGGAAGCCGAACCTGTCCCACGGCTTCCGGATTGCGGCGGAGCTCTCGGGAGCCGAGCGGGCGGAACAGATTCACCGGCGGATGGAGCAGATCATCCCGGCGGACCGGGATGGCAGCCGGCCGGCCGGAACGGAAGCGGGCTAG
- a CDS encoding GerAB/ArcD/ProY family transporter, which translates to MQRITQLQLFMMFTLFLYTTMAGFLISPLIRKAGYESALALVLGAFMGLFLGGGALLLARTRPEESFVRFGGEIVGKWLHYPLCAVMIFFLLNTAGQIFRLFTDFLIQTYLPETPDWALTAVFGVCVAIGVRTGLESIFRFSQLFFWFVLLSGLVGTSLLGKGIPTFRAHALLNHFDPAQLWGGAYLSAGNYAELFLILLLYPQLANGRRTGRTMFWATLSSLVAVLSNLIPTLMLFDTKLAGNMTYPVLEAVRFIRVADFLENLDPLLTSIWIFSLFIKLSLLVYAATLIFSQLVKLKDHRPLSFSLTAFAVVLSFHLGRNFTEVENYMEHAFSTFSLLMGSLPLLYLAVWLVRRRKGNAKKASGLSSE; encoded by the coding sequence GTGCAGAGGATAACCCAGCTCCAGCTTTTTATGATGTTTACGCTGTTTCTGTATACCACCATGGCGGGATTTCTGATCAGTCCGCTGATTCGCAAGGCGGGCTATGAATCGGCGCTTGCCCTTGTCCTTGGGGCTTTTATGGGCCTGTTTCTGGGGGGAGGAGCCCTGCTCCTGGCGCGGACGAGGCCGGAGGAATCGTTTGTGCGGTTTGGCGGAGAGATTGTGGGGAAATGGCTGCATTACCCTTTATGCGCGGTTATGATCTTCTTTCTGCTTAACACGGCGGGCCAAATTTTCCGCCTGTTTACCGACTTCCTCATCCAAACCTATCTGCCGGAAACGCCGGATTGGGCGTTAACCGCTGTCTTCGGGGTATGCGTCGCCATCGGGGTGAGAACCGGGCTTGAGTCCATTTTCCGGTTCAGCCAGCTGTTCTTCTGGTTTGTGCTGCTCTCGGGATTGGTGGGAACGAGTCTCCTCGGCAAAGGCATTCCGACGTTCCGCGCCCATGCGCTGCTTAACCACTTTGATCCGGCTCAGTTGTGGGGAGGGGCTTATTTGTCGGCAGGTAACTATGCGGAGCTATTCCTCATCCTGCTCCTTTATCCCCAGCTTGCGAACGGCCGGCGGACGGGAAGAACGATGTTCTGGGCGACGCTTAGCAGCCTGGTGGCGGTGCTGTCGAACCTGATTCCAACACTCATGCTGTTCGATACGAAGCTTGCCGGCAACATGACTTATCCCGTCCTGGAGGCGGTACGTTTCATCCGGGTAGCCGATTTCCTCGAAAATCTGGACCCGCTGCTTACCTCCATCTGGATCTTCAGCTTGTTCATCAAGCTGTCCCTTCTTGTGTACGCTGCCACCCTGATCTTTTCCCAGCTGGTCAAGCTGAAGGATCACCGGCCTCTCTCTTTCTCGCTTACGGCGTTCGCCGTCGTCTTGTCGTTTCACCTCGGACGCAATTTCACTGAGGTGGAGAATTACATGGAGCACGCCTTTTCCACGTTCTCTCTCCTGATGGGGAGCCTCCCCCTCCTGTACCTGGCCGTATGGCTGGTCCGGCGTAGAAAGGGGAACGCGAAGAAAGCCTCCGGCCTGTCCTCAGAGTAA
- a CDS encoding spore germination protein — MIRWKRLLFGILRQPSGHPGNNTRPGGKGADSRIPPSDQNPERILQEPKDDRLEEKVAWLRKRLDKCSDVQYYPFLTADGRRCMAVYIMNMSDQTLFLQQVVQPLMAADEVDSGLPVMDRLFRRSRVPVTGAQHVDGEEGLNKLLDGQILLAANGEKGWACLPLTNFNKRSISEPSNEVVIRGPREAFVEDIATNLTLIRRKVKSPDFKTEEQLIGTYTQTKVVIAYIEGLCKPALLDEVKLRLSRIEMDGVLEGSYLEEYLEDNPFSPFPQIQYTERPDTAAAGLLEGRVLIMCDGSPIQLMAPVTLPMLLLFSEDYYQRWLTGTWIRWIRYFFVVISLLLPSIYIAVTTFHPELLPSNLLMTVAGARETVPFPALIEALIMEITFEVLREAGIRTPKPIGQTVSILGAIVIGQAAVQAGIVSAPMVIIVSMSGIASFVIPHVDLGLAFRFLRFPVMFAAGSFGLFGISVSVILIVLHLVSLRSLGTPYMYPLAPIGDGWLKDFVLRAPVWFMKKRPDFYKNNPSNRMVYHKRPVIPEEEGD; from the coding sequence ATGATACGTTGGAAAAGGCTTCTGTTCGGCATTCTTCGCCAGCCTTCCGGCCATCCGGGGAATAATACACGGCCGGGCGGAAAGGGGGCCGATTCCCGGATCCCCCCTTCCGACCAGAATCCGGAACGAATTCTCCAGGAGCCGAAGGACGACCGCCTGGAGGAGAAAGTGGCCTGGCTTCGCAAGCGGCTGGACAAATGCTCCGATGTTCAATATTATCCGTTCCTCACGGCCGACGGAAGGCGCTGCATGGCCGTCTACATCATGAACATGTCGGACCAGACCTTGTTCCTGCAGCAGGTGGTGCAGCCCTTGATGGCCGCGGACGAGGTGGATTCCGGGCTGCCGGTGATGGACCGTCTGTTCCGCCGTAGCCGGGTTCCCGTTACGGGAGCCCAACATGTTGACGGGGAAGAGGGGCTGAACAAGCTGCTCGACGGCCAAATCCTGCTTGCCGCCAATGGGGAGAAGGGCTGGGCCTGCCTGCCGCTGACCAACTTCAACAAAAGGTCCATCAGCGAGCCCTCCAACGAGGTCGTCATCCGTGGTCCGAGGGAAGCCTTCGTCGAGGACATCGCCACGAATCTTACGCTGATCCGCCGGAAGGTGAAGAGTCCGGATTTCAAAACAGAGGAGCAGCTGATCGGCACCTATACCCAAACCAAGGTGGTCATCGCTTATATTGAAGGGCTCTGCAAGCCGGCTCTTTTGGACGAGGTCAAGCTAAGGCTCTCCCGGATCGAGATGGACGGTGTGCTGGAGGGCAGCTACCTGGAGGAATACCTGGAGGACAATCCTTTCTCACCGTTTCCCCAAATTCAGTATACGGAACGGCCGGATACCGCGGCGGCCGGCCTGCTGGAAGGCCGGGTTCTCATCATGTGCGACGGCTCGCCCATCCAGCTGATGGCGCCGGTTACCCTGCCGATGCTGCTTCTGTTCAGCGAAGATTATTACCAGCGCTGGCTAACGGGCACCTGGATCCGATGGATCCGATATTTCTTCGTCGTCATTTCCCTGCTCTTGCCTTCCATTTACATTGCGGTGACGACCTTTCATCCGGAGCTGCTGCCCTCCAACCTGCTGATGACGGTAGCGGGGGCCCGGGAGACGGTGCCTTTCCCCGCCCTCATCGAGGCGTTGATTATGGAAATTACCTTTGAAGTGCTGAGGGAAGCGGGGATCCGGACCCCGAAGCCCATCGGGCAGACGGTCTCCATTCTCGGTGCTATCGTCATCGGGCAGGCGGCCGTTCAGGCGGGAATCGTGTCGGCCCCCATGGTCATCATCGTCTCCATGTCGGGGATCGCCTCCTTCGTGATTCCGCATGTGGATCTGGGTCTGGCCTTCCGGTTTCTCCGGTTCCCGGTTATGTTTGCCGCAGGCAGCTTCGGGCTGTTCGGGATTTCGGTCAGCGTAATTCTGATCGTGCTTCACCTGGTTTCCTTGAGAAGCCTGGGAACGCCTTACATGTATCCCTTGGCCCCCATTGGGGACGGATGGTTAAAGGACTTTGTACTGCGGGCTCCCGTATGGTTCATGAAGAAACGTCCCGACTTCTACAAGAACAATCCGTCCAACCGGATGGTTTACCACAAGCGGCCGGTTATCCCGGAGGAGGAGGGAGATTGA
- a CDS encoding AraC family transcriptional regulator: MLTPGELAARLNRLVLSILLTGHRKCGPDWQQPPHTIRHHSFWLIVKGKGDFRINGTHYPAEPGKIFFFAPGMTVERASDPEHPLEYYFLRFYYTEMYEEKEQWISRSAAESPFPLQGMYTLHNPPPLINLMEQMTVLWKRRGHLTAMRRRMILQEIWYDLIQDFRAQKIAGDTTAAIEFTQDYMSTHYREPLTLEGLAQMAGLSVSHYSRLFRKYIGYSPIDYLTHLRVDRAKEMLVLSDYRLKAIAGSVGYSDEFYFSRIFKKIEGMSPRDYAKRHRTTPTGYGKDPD, from the coding sequence ATGCTGACTCCCGGGGAACTGGCCGCCCGCTTGAACCGGCTTGTCCTGTCCATCCTGCTGACCGGGCACCGCAAATGCGGACCGGATTGGCAGCAGCCCCCCCACACCATCCGCCATCATTCCTTCTGGCTGATCGTTAAAGGCAAAGGGGATTTCCGGATCAACGGGACGCACTATCCGGCGGAGCCGGGCAAGATCTTTTTCTTCGCTCCCGGCATGACGGTCGAACGGGCATCCGATCCGGAGCATCCCCTTGAGTATTATTTCCTCCGGTTTTATTATACGGAAATGTATGAAGAGAAGGAACAATGGATTTCCCGCAGCGCCGCCGAATCGCCGTTCCCGCTTCAGGGGATGTATACGCTGCACAATCCTCCCCCGCTCATTAATTTAATGGAGCAGATGACCGTGCTGTGGAAACGGCGGGGGCACCTGACGGCCATGCGCCGCCGGATGATCCTGCAGGAGATCTGGTACGACCTCATCCAGGATTTCCGAGCCCAGAAAATCGCCGGAGATACCACGGCGGCCATCGAGTTTACCCAGGATTACATGAGCACCCATTACCGGGAGCCGCTCACGCTCGAAGGGCTTGCCCAAATGGCCGGCCTCAGCGTCAGCCACTATTCCCGCCTGTTCCGCAAGTACATAGGCTACAGCCCGATTGATTACCTGACCCACCTTCGGGTGGACCGCGCCAAGGAGATGCTGGTCCTCTCCGATTACCGGCTGAAGGCAATTGCCGGCAGCGTCGGGTATTCCGATGAATTCTATTTCAGCCGGATTTTCAAGAAGATTGAGGGGATGTCGCCCCGCGACTATGCCAAACGGCACCGGACCACGCCGACCGGCTACGGCAAGGATCCGGACTAA
- the mutY gene encoding A/G-specific adenine glycosylase — protein sequence MNDNENKAYYTRELTAWYQRGNRDLPWRRSRNPYHIWVSEIMLQQTRVETVIPYFNRFMEKFPTIDALADAPEEDVLKAWEGLGYYSRARNLQAAAQEVKESYEGKVPDTPEAISSLKGVGPYTAGAILSIAYNKPEPAVDGNVMRVLSRFFLLEDDIAKPSTRGKIEKLARALIPAGSAGDFNQALMELGATVCTPRSPHCLVCPVMERCGARLEGRTDELPVKTKAKPPRPESRAAAFITDAAGRLLVRQRPQDGLLARLWELPHVPLSEGGREEASREADKRALRERLAAEDGLRVVPGEWLTDAEHTFSHLRWDMRVYRGRLAHEPGEPEALPPAYRWMGRDEMGSYAFPNLFLRIIQGEAEAAAGREARA from the coding sequence ATGAACGACAACGAGAACAAGGCTTACTATACACGGGAGCTCACGGCCTGGTACCAGAGAGGAAACCGCGACCTGCCCTGGAGAAGAAGCCGCAACCCCTATCATATCTGGGTTTCCGAAATCATGCTGCAGCAAACGCGGGTGGAGACGGTTATCCCGTATTTCAACCGGTTCATGGAGAAATTCCCGACGATCGACGCTTTGGCCGATGCTCCGGAGGAGGACGTGCTGAAGGCGTGGGAGGGACTCGGGTATTACTCGAGGGCCCGTAACCTTCAGGCAGCCGCCCAAGAGGTAAAAGAGTCCTACGAAGGAAAGGTGCCGGATACGCCCGAGGCCATCTCTTCCCTGAAGGGAGTGGGTCCCTATACAGCGGGGGCCATCCTGAGCATTGCCTACAACAAGCCGGAGCCGGCGGTGGACGGCAACGTCATGAGGGTGCTGTCCCGCTTCTTCCTGCTCGAGGATGACATCGCGAAGCCCTCCACGAGGGGGAAAATCGAGAAGCTGGCCCGGGCCCTCATTCCGGCCGGTTCCGCGGGGGACTTCAACCAGGCGCTCATGGAGCTCGGGGCGACCGTCTGCACGCCCCGCTCCCCGCACTGCCTGGTATGCCCCGTCATGGAGCGCTGCGGGGCCCGGCTCGAGGGCCGCACGGACGAGCTGCCGGTGAAGACGAAGGCCAAGCCTCCGCGTCCCGAGTCGCGGGCGGCGGCCTTCATCACCGATGCCGCCGGCCGGCTCCTCGTGCGCCAGCGCCCGCAGGACGGGCTGCTCGCCCGCCTCTGGGAGCTTCCTCACGTCCCCCTCTCCGAGGGAGGACGGGAGGAAGCGTCCCGCGAGGCGGACAAGCGCGCCCTGCGGGAGCGCCTGGCGGCGGAGGACGGCCTCCGCGTGGTCCCTGGCGAGTGGCTGACGGATGCGGAGCATACGTTCAGCCACCTGCGCTGGGACATGCGGGTGTACCGCGGCCGCCTGGCGCACGAGCCCGGCGAGCCGGAGGCGCTGCCGCCGGCCTACCGCTGGATGGGGCGGGACGAGATGGGGAGCTACGCGTTCCCCAATCTCTTCCTGCGCATCATCCAAGGGGAGGCCGAGGCGGCCGCCGGCCGGGAGGCGCGGGCTTAG
- a CDS encoding sensor histidine kinase — protein MSEREYLNWLRGRKGVVITRWLKKLTELYPESYDRITGNQGAEVFFDFMLDLAIPLERHEHFRLVPSLCESLYARSIPSEHILYSNQLWRDSLLKLLEEEPEGQTFPLGLLRQIINRVDTFESHIFRYYTRMTQDLLDDKDRAITELHEARRNAVGKLAAGMAHEIRNPLTALFGFTKMMREQLAAESYGRLPGYLDIMEEELSQIHMQVTGFLSFSEKEIIEEAFTRISSKALLESVLAYTASRMADEHIQLTVTAMEDRFLFIQKTAIRLVISHIFTNSMDALARKEGGKRIAVSARQEGGRYRISIANNGPEISSELREGLFEPFETVKDRETGFGLAVSRQMMKKNNGEISYSSDAEETVFHLIFRELPLPCGSYGQPAVPGE, from the coding sequence ATGAGCGAAAGGGAGTATTTGAACTGGCTTCGAGGCCGCAAAGGGGTCGTCATCACCCGATGGCTGAAGAAACTGACCGAATTATATCCGGAAAGCTATGACCGAATAACCGGTAACCAAGGGGCCGAGGTGTTTTTTGATTTTATGCTCGATCTGGCCATTCCGCTCGAGCGGCATGAGCACTTTCGCCTGGTTCCTTCGTTATGTGAATCGTTATATGCGAGGAGCATTCCAAGCGAGCACATACTTTACAGCAACCAGCTGTGGAGAGATTCCCTTCTGAAGCTGCTCGAAGAGGAGCCCGAAGGGCAGACGTTTCCGCTTGGTCTGCTTAGGCAGATCATCAACCGGGTGGACACGTTCGAATCCCATATTTTCCGGTATTACACCCGGATGACGCAGGATCTGCTGGACGACAAGGACCGGGCGATCACCGAGCTTCATGAGGCGAGGAGGAATGCGGTGGGCAAGCTGGCCGCCGGGATGGCTCACGAAATCCGTAATCCGCTTACGGCACTGTTCGGCTTTACCAAAATGATGAGGGAGCAGCTGGCGGCGGAGTCTTACGGCCGCCTGCCCGGCTATCTCGACATTATGGAAGAGGAGCTTTCCCAGATTCATATGCAGGTGACGGGCTTTCTGAGCTTCTCCGAGAAGGAAATCATAGAAGAAGCCTTCACCCGTATTTCTTCGAAAGCCCTGCTGGAATCGGTTCTCGCTTACACCGCCTCCCGGATGGCGGACGAGCATATCCAGCTTACCGTAACGGCCATGGAGGACCGGTTCTTGTTTATTCAGAAGACGGCGATCCGGCTGGTGATCTCCCACATCTTCACCAACAGCATGGATGCCCTTGCCCGCAAGGAAGGCGGCAAGCGGATTGCCGTATCCGCCAGGCAGGAGGGCGGCCGTTACCGGATTTCGATTGCGAACAACGGACCCGAGATCTCCTCTGAGCTGCGGGAGGGACTTTTCGAGCCGTTCGAGACGGTAAAGGACAGGGAGACGGGCTTCGGTCTGGCCGTAAGCCGGCAGATGATGAAGAAGAACAACGGGGAGATCAGCTACAGCTCCGATGCGGAGGAGACGGTCTTTCATCTCATCTTTCGGGAGCTTCCTCTGCCTTGCGGCTCATACGGGCAGCCTGCCGTACCCGGGGAATGA
- a CDS encoding DUF421 domain-containing protein yields the protein MDYGLIAVKLVTGFAGLWLITRILGKKEISQLTPFDFVSSLMLSELVGNTVYDKDANYRKLLFALALWMVLSYLFEVLTQKFRGLRRPLDGSPSLVIHNGEVNLKEMKKNKLDFDQLRMMLRQKDIFAIEEVAFAMLETNGQLSVLKKPDFEAVTVQDLKLEPEEKAHLPRGLVEFGEIQLEELRKIGRDEGWLRQKLRECGFGDVRQVAYAEWRPGQGLHVLRK from the coding sequence ATGGATTACGGACTGATCGCGGTTAAGCTGGTAACCGGATTCGCCGGCTTGTGGCTTATAACGAGAATCTTAGGAAAGAAAGAGATCTCCCAGCTGACGCCCTTTGATTTTGTTTCTTCGCTGATGCTGAGTGAATTGGTGGGCAACACGGTTTATGATAAGGATGCCAATTACCGGAAGCTGCTTTTTGCCCTGGCGTTATGGATGGTTCTGTCCTATCTGTTCGAGGTGCTCACGCAAAAATTCCGGGGCTTGCGGCGTCCTCTGGACGGCTCGCCTTCCCTGGTCATTCATAATGGAGAGGTCAATCTTAAGGAAATGAAGAAAAACAAGCTGGACTTCGACCAGCTGAGGATGATGTTAAGGCAGAAGGATATTTTCGCCATAGAGGAAGTGGCGTTCGCCATGCTGGAAACGAACGGGCAGCTCAGTGTGCTGAAGAAGCCGGACTTTGAGGCGGTTACGGTACAGGACCTTAAGCTGGAGCCGGAAGAGAAGGCCCATCTTCCGCGGGGGCTGGTGGAGTTCGGAGAAATTCAGTTGGAGGAACTGAGGAAAATCGGACGTGACGAAGGCTGGCTCCGGCAGAAGCTGCGGGAATGCGGCTTCGGTGATGTCCGGCAGGTGGCCTATGCCGAATGGCGGCCGGGACAGGGGCTGCATGTGCTGAGGAAGTAG
- the nadE gene encoding ammonia-dependent NAD(+) synthetase: protein MSLQEEIIATLGVKPQIDVEEEIRKRVDFLKSYMVNAGVNGLLIAISGGIDSAVAAGLCKQATDELTEEKGKEYITLGVFQPYGKQKDISDSYATAEAFQLKYKIETNIEEAVNEIALEAEHGLKSIGRSQHLSKGGKGNVMARTRMVMQYALAFELNLLVVGTDHASEAVTGFFTKWGDGAVDLTPLSTLNKRQVRQLAAKLGVPKSILDKAPSAGLWADQTDEGELGITYEDNSSYLEGKEIDPAVKEKLESIYKRTSHKRNDIPGI, encoded by the coding sequence ATGAGCCTGCAGGAGGAAATTATTGCGACGCTTGGCGTCAAGCCTCAGATTGACGTGGAGGAGGAGATCCGCAAGCGGGTCGACTTTCTGAAATCGTATATGGTCAACGCAGGGGTGAACGGCCTCCTGATTGCGATCAGCGGCGGGATCGACAGTGCGGTAGCGGCCGGCCTGTGCAAGCAAGCGACGGACGAGCTGACCGAGGAGAAGGGCAAGGAGTACATAACGCTCGGGGTCTTCCAGCCGTACGGGAAGCAGAAGGACATTTCGGACAGCTACGCGACGGCGGAAGCCTTCCAGCTGAAATACAAAATCGAGACGAACATTGAAGAGGCGGTGAACGAAATCGCCCTGGAAGCCGAGCACGGTTTGAAGAGCATCGGGCGGTCCCAGCACCTCAGCAAGGGCGGCAAGGGCAACGTCATGGCGCGTACGCGGATGGTGATGCAGTATGCGCTGGCCTTTGAGCTGAACCTGCTCGTCGTGGGAACGGACCATGCCTCGGAGGCGGTCACGGGCTTCTTCACGAAATGGGGAGACGGCGCGGTCGACCTGACCCCGCTTAGCACCTTGAACAAACGTCAAGTGCGCCAGCTGGCGGCGAAGCTGGGGGTTCCGAAGAGCATTCTGGACAAGGCTCCGTCGGCGGGCCTTTGGGCGGACCAGACGGATGAGGGCGAGCTTGGCATTACCTATGAGGACAACAGCAGCTACCTGGAGGGCAAGGAGATCGATCCGGCCGTCAAGGAGAAGCTCGAAAGCATCTACAAGCGGACCTCGCATAAACGCAACGACATTCCCGGTATTTAA
- a CDS encoding c-type cytochrome: MHITRILGTAVLGIAVLVPVLTGCQASGRSGQVSPHPSAAASDPLESGNARHPEAVALFKANCTGCHGADLQGRMGPSSSLVKAGARRSAEQIAKQIANGGGGMLPFQDKLTEAEIRSLAEWLSELR; this comes from the coding sequence ATGCACATAACGCGAATTCTTGGGACGGCTGTGCTTGGCATAGCCGTCCTTGTGCCGGTTCTTACCGGCTGCCAGGCATCCGGCCGTTCGGGTCAGGTCTCTCCCCACCCGTCCGCTGCCGCCTCCGATCCTCTGGAGTCGGGGAACGCCCGCCACCCGGAGGCGGTCGCCTTGTTCAAGGCCAACTGCACGGGCTGCCACGGAGCCGACCTTCAGGGCCGAATGGGGCCCTCCTCCAGCCTGGTGAAGGCAGGCGCCCGCCGAAGCGCGGAGCAGATTGCGAAGCAGATCGCTAACGGAGGGGGCGGCATGCTCCCGTTCCAGGACAAGCTTACGGAGGCCGAGATCCGCTCCCTGGCGGAATGGCTTTCGGAGCTTCGGTGA